A genomic stretch from Plasmodium reichenowi strain SY57 chromosome 2, whole genome shotgun sequence includes:
- a CDS encoding 40S ribosomal protein S30, putative → MGKVHGSLARAGKVKNQTPKVPKLDKKKRLTGRAKKRQLYNRRFSDNGGRKKGPNSKA, encoded by the exons ATGG gAAAGGTACATGGATCATTAGCAAGAGCTGGTAAAGTTAAAAACCAGACTCCTAAAGTCCCAAAGTTAGATAAGAAAAAACGTTTAACAGGAAGAGCTAAAAAAAGGCAACTTTATAACAGAAGATTTTCAGATAATGGAGGTAGAAAAAAAGGACCTAATTCAAAAGCTTAA